A single Nostoc sp. PCC 7107 DNA region contains:
- the smc gene encoding chromosome segregation protein SMC: MVYVKRVELTNFKSFGGTTSVPLLPGFTVISGPNGSGKSNILDALLFCLGLASSKGMRADRLPDLVNNTQTAKGRASVEASVTVTFDLSGEEIVSRKGAKAQSEEGEEELEEENENTDSALSTQHGLKAPLPLTALNSEWSVTRRLRVTHQGTYTSNYYINGVACTLTELHEELESLRIYPEGYNVVLQGDVTSIISMNAKERREIIDELAGVAAFDRKIHQAKGTLDEVKEKEDSCRIIETELTAQRDRLSQDRAKAEKYQKLRTEYLHKQSWEAVLSWRSLQAQQEKLATEIQNGDRSHHDLTLQLETLNVGITQKTAELEQLNAHVKALGEEELLAVQSSLATQEAERKQLQRQQTELETTSQETIKRLAQTQQDIQQQQQALGEIAETQNVERQSIVYCQQQRDETQQALQKSREAAAEIASASEAWVQQQTALNRQIETVLQTLEPQRTEQAQLKERNSQLQELIHEQTQLIATLEPQLAEKQAECVRVEAEFNASSEPIQNLAQNLAATEQELQIQQDTQKRLSNEQREKQRQLDKIEAQTQAQQEVQGTQASKVIIQSGMPGVCGLVVHLGRVEPRYQLALEIAAGARLGHIVVDDDGIASAGIELLKQKRAGRATFLPLNKIQAPRITQDATLRLANGFVSYAVNLVECDRRYKDVFNYVFGNTVVFASLEQARKNLGLYRIVTLDGELLETSGAMTGGSVNQRSSLRFGTGEAAESDEAIALKSRLTDIDRILDRCIDAIASLSSKTKQLSQELTEARQTRREQQLQLEQLQKDIKALTMQLEGTRSQLAQNTEKFSTAQSRLEILDKDLPGQEAQLQQLRHTLAELEASQTPSEWQQIQAVIKTQEQQLQQRESNLREAEQRLKNLENQQQRLQERIQEAEQRITQYHQEQESYRHKLQTLSTQHSALSTQITETRAKFSEMEKNLGEEKQKRDAIEQEVRSHLLRQQQLEWELEKLQETQLKRREELEALQNQLRELLPELPSPLPEVPEQVDLEELQKELRSLAKRLQAMEPVNMLALEEYERTQNRLQELTDKLQTLEAERTELLLRIENFTTLRQHAFKEAFDAVNENFQSIFATLSEGDGYLQLDDPEDPFSSGLNLVAHPKGKPVQRLASMSGGEKSLTALSFIFALQRYRPSPFYAFDEVDMFLDGSNVERLARMIKQQAQLAQFIVVSLRRPMIESAERTIGVTQARGAYTQVLGIKLSSSNTSA; encoded by the coding sequence ATGGTATACGTCAAGCGCGTGGAACTTACCAACTTCAAATCCTTCGGCGGTACTACCTCAGTCCCTTTACTGCCGGGGTTTACTGTCATATCTGGGCCAAATGGTTCTGGTAAGTCGAATATTTTGGATGCGCTGTTGTTTTGTTTGGGACTCGCCAGTTCTAAGGGAATGCGAGCTGATCGCTTGCCGGATTTGGTAAATAACACTCAAACGGCTAAGGGACGCGCATCTGTGGAAGCCAGCGTTACGGTGACGTTTGATTTGTCTGGGGAAGAAATTGTCTCACGCAAAGGCGCAAAGGCTCAAAGTGAGGAAGGCGAGGAGGAATTGGAGGAAGAAAACGAGAATACAGACTCAGCACTCAGCACTCAGCACGGGCTAAAAGCCCCGCTACCGCTAACAGCACTCAATAGTGAATGGAGTGTAACTAGACGGTTGCGGGTGACTCATCAAGGAACTTACACGTCAAATTACTATATCAATGGTGTTGCTTGTACGCTGACGGAGTTGCATGAGGAGTTGGAGAGTCTGCGGATTTATCCTGAAGGCTATAACGTGGTGTTGCAGGGGGACGTTACTAGCATTATCTCGATGAATGCTAAGGAGAGGCGAGAGATTATTGATGAGTTGGCGGGGGTGGCGGCGTTCGATCGCAAGATTCACCAAGCTAAGGGTACGTTAGATGAGGTGAAGGAGAAGGAAGATAGTTGTCGGATTATTGAGACGGAGTTAACTGCACAACGCGATCGCCTTTCTCAAGATAGGGCGAAAGCGGAAAAATATCAAAAGCTACGGACGGAATATCTGCACAAGCAATCTTGGGAAGCAGTTTTATCGTGGCGTTCGCTGCAAGCACAGCAAGAAAAGTTAGCGACGGAAATTCAAAATGGCGATCGCTCTCACCATGATTTAACTCTACAATTAGAAACGCTGAATGTCGGGATTACCCAAAAAACGGCGGAATTAGAACAACTCAATGCTCATGTGAAAGCTTTGGGTGAAGAGGAATTATTAGCTGTACAGTCTAGTCTTGCTACCCAAGAAGCGGAACGTAAACAACTCCAACGTCAGCAAACAGAGTTAGAAACAACTTCCCAAGAAACAATCAAGCGGTTAGCACAAACTCAGCAAGACATTCAACAGCAGCAGCAAGCTTTGGGAGAAATTGCCGAAACCCAAAATGTCGAACGCCAATCAATTGTTTATTGTCAACAGCAACGGGATGAGACACAACAAGCACTGCAAAAATCCCGTGAAGCCGCCGCGGAAATCGCCTCTGCATCGGAAGCTTGGGTACAGCAACAAACTGCACTGAACCGCCAAATCGAAACTGTGTTGCAAACTCTGGAACCGCAACGCACCGAGCAAGCACAGTTAAAAGAACGCAATAGTCAGCTACAAGAATTAATTCACGAACAAACTCAGTTAATTGCCACTTTAGAACCGCAGTTAGCAGAAAAACAAGCTGAGTGTGTGCGAGTTGAGGCAGAATTTAACGCTTCTAGTGAACCTATCCAAAACTTAGCGCAAAATCTCGCCGCCACAGAACAGGAATTACAAATCCAGCAAGATACTCAAAAGCGGCTTTCTAATGAGCAACGAGAAAAACAACGCCAGTTAGATAAAATTGAGGCGCAAACCCAAGCACAGCAAGAAGTCCAAGGAACGCAAGCGAGTAAGGTGATTATCCAATCGGGAATGCCTGGGGTTTGTGGTTTGGTGGTACATTTGGGACGGGTGGAACCTCGTTATCAGTTGGCGTTGGAAATTGCGGCGGGTGCGCGGTTGGGACATATTGTGGTAGATGATGACGGTATCGCCTCCGCCGGAATTGAATTGCTGAAGCAAAAACGCGCCGGAAGAGCAACATTCTTACCTTTAAATAAAATACAAGCTCCCAGAATTACTCAGGATGCAACGCTGCGGTTAGCTAACGGCTTTGTTAGTTATGCTGTGAACTTAGTTGAATGCGATCGCCGTTATAAAGATGTATTTAACTATGTTTTTGGTAACACTGTCGTATTCGCCAGCTTAGAACAGGCGCGGAAAAATCTCGGTTTATATCGCATCGTTACCCTAGATGGAGAATTGCTGGAAACCAGTGGTGCAATGACTGGGGGAAGCGTCAATCAGCGTTCATCGTTGCGGTTTGGTACGGGGGAAGCGGCGGAATCAGATGAAGCCATTGCGTTGAAAAGTCGCTTGACAGATATAGATAGAATTTTAGATCGTTGTATTGATGCGATCGCTTCTTTATCCAGCAAAACCAAACAACTCAGCCAAGAACTCACCGAAGCGCGTCAAACACGGCGCGAACAGCAATTGCAATTAGAACAGTTGCAAAAAGATATTAAAGCTTTGACGATGCAATTAGAAGGCACGCGATCGCAACTTGCCCAAAACACAGAAAAATTCTCCACCGCCCAATCTCGCCTAGAAATTTTAGACAAAGATTTACCAGGACAAGAAGCGCAATTACAACAACTGCGTCACACTTTAGCAGAGTTAGAAGCTTCTCAAACGCCTAGTGAATGGCAACAAATCCAAGCAGTAATTAAAACGCAAGAACAACAATTACAACAACGGGAAAGCAACCTCCGGGAAGCCGAACAAAGATTAAAAAATCTCGAAAATCAGCAGCAGCGTTTACAAGAGCGCATCCAAGAAGCGGAACAACGCATTACCCAATATCATCAAGAACAAGAAAGTTATCGTCATAAACTCCAAACACTCAGCACTCAGCACTCAGCACTCAGCACTCAAATCACCGAAACTCGCGCCAAATTCAGCGAGATGGAAAAGAATTTAGGCGAAGAAAAGCAAAAACGTGACGCGATAGAACAAGAAGTGCGATCGCATTTACTCCGTCAGCAACAATTAGAATGGGAACTGGAAAAACTCCAAGAAACCCAGTTGAAGCGGCGGGAAGAACTAGAAGCGTTGCAAAATCAATTGCGAGAACTACTTCCAGAATTGCCTAGCCCTTTACCGGAAGTGCCAGAACAGGTAGATTTAGAAGAATTGCAGAAAGAATTGCGATCGCTTGCTAAACGCTTGCAAGCAATGGAACCGGTGAATATGCTGGCGTTGGAAGAATACGAACGCACCCAAAACCGTCTGCAAGAACTCACAGATAAGTTGCAGACATTAGAAGCCGAACGCACAGAATTACTATTACGAATTGAAAACTTTACCACATTGCGGCAGCACGCTTTTAAAGAAGCCTTTGATGCTGTCAACGAAAACTTCCAATCAATTTTCGCCACCCTCTCAGAAGGTGACGGTTATCTACAACTTGATGATCCGGAAGATCCCTTTAGTAGCGGCTTAAATTTAGTTGCTCACCCCAAAGGTAAACCTGTACAAAGACTCGCTTCCATGTCTGGGGGAGAAAAATCTCTCACTGCCTTAAGCTTTATTTTCGCCCTACAACGCTACCGTCCATCACCTTTTTACGCCTTTGACGAAGTAGATATGTTCTTAGACGGGTCAAACGTAGAACGATTGGCTAGAATGATCAAACAACAGGCACAACTAGCACAGTTTATAGTTGTGAGTTTGCGTCGTCCGATGATAGAATCAGCCGAACGCACCATTGGCGTTACTCAAGCACGAGGCGCTTATACCCAAGTTTTGGGAATTAAGTTATCATCCTCGAATACATCTGCTTGA
- a CDS encoding Npun_F5560 family protein, with the protein MSQTDIPNIQALSTEAAQLRQELQLRDQLVQQLSQELFRLVKGNANFMPQRSETERDFSQLQALREQLQAVEQQVTFYQEQIATRDAEIYQLRQSVQELTDRSRMLEQVVQELPQIYRRKFEERMAPIREKVAILQRENRKLQAELQSVSYRLALKTRTSSHSGIDLPNFPRPVTGQGNVSTVQNA; encoded by the coding sequence GTGAGCCAAACTGACATACCCAACATCCAAGCTCTCTCTACAGAAGCCGCGCAATTGCGCCAAGAGTTGCAACTGCGAGACCAATTAGTGCAACAGCTATCTCAAGAACTCTTTCGGCTGGTTAAGGGCAATGCTAATTTTATGCCCCAGCGTTCTGAAACTGAACGCGACTTCAGTCAGTTGCAGGCGTTACGAGAACAATTACAAGCTGTTGAGCAACAGGTAACATTTTATCAAGAGCAAATTGCTACTCGTGATGCAGAAATTTATCAACTTCGCCAGTCTGTGCAAGAGTTAACAGATCGCAGTCGGATGTTGGAGCAGGTAGTACAAGAATTACCACAAATTTATCGTCGTAAATTTGAGGAACGGATGGCTCCAATTAGGGAGAAAGTAGCAATCTTGCAACGAGAAAATCGCAAACTGCAAGCTGAACTACAAAGCGTAAGTTACCGTTTAGCACTCAAAACTCGCACTTCCAGTCATAGCGGTATTGACTTACCTAACTTTCCTCGCCCCGTCACTGGACAAGGCAATGTTTCTACTGTGCAGAATGCTTAA
- a CDS encoding DedA family protein, with protein MSLEFISLENIQEFAHQYGYWAIFLGILLENLGIPLPGETITLVGGFLAGSDELSYWLVLGDAVAGAVLGSACGYWVGKLGGWHFLLQIGKIFRISEEKLLNIKDQFSQNAAKAIFFGRFFALLRIFAAPLAGIAEVPFLKFFLYNLAGATTWAAVMVTLAFFAGRVISLEQLVTWVSQFAIAALLILVAVIAIPLWLESRQVKRAAGE; from the coding sequence ATGTCTCTTGAATTTATTTCACTAGAAAACATCCAGGAATTTGCCCACCAGTATGGTTACTGGGCAATTTTTTTGGGAATTTTACTGGAAAACTTGGGCATTCCTCTTCCTGGTGAAACCATAACTCTTGTAGGTGGGTTTCTAGCTGGTAGTGATGAACTGAGTTACTGGTTAGTTCTAGGTGATGCTGTTGCAGGTGCTGTACTTGGTAGTGCTTGCGGCTATTGGGTTGGTAAACTCGGTGGCTGGCATTTCCTGCTGCAAATAGGTAAAATATTTAGGATTTCTGAAGAAAAATTACTGAATATTAAAGATCAGTTTAGTCAAAATGCCGCTAAAGCCATATTTTTTGGACGTTTTTTCGCGCTTTTGCGAATTTTTGCTGCTCCACTAGCGGGAATAGCAGAAGTACCGTTCCTAAAATTTTTCTTATATAACCTAGCAGGAGCCACCACCTGGGCTGCTGTGATGGTGACATTAGCTTTTTTTGCTGGCAGAGTAATTTCTTTAGAACAATTGGTTACTTGGGTAAGTCAATTTGCGATCGCAGCTTTACTCATTTTAGTAGCTGTAATTGCCATTCCCTTGTGGTTGGAGTCCCGCCAAGTTAAGCGTGCAGCAGGCGAATAA
- a CDS encoding aspartate kinase, whose product MALIVQKYGGSSVGSVERIQAVAQRVYKTVKAGNSLIVVVSAMGKTTDGLVKLASEISQNPNRREMDMLLSTGEQVTIALLSMALQELGQPAISMTGAQVGIVTEAEHTRARILHIETDRLLRHINQGKVVVVAGFQGISSTGELEITTLGRGGSDTSAVALAAAIQADFCEIYTDVPGILTTDPRLVPEAQLMDAITCNEMLELASLGAKVLHPRSVEIARNYGVPLVVRSSWTEDPGTWVTSRKPQERSLVNLEIARPVDAVEFDTNQAKVALLRVPDKPGVAAKLFGEISRQNVDVDLIIQSIHEGNSNDIAFTVTTPILKRAEAVASAIAPALRNPSNPKSDEAEVMIEQDIAKVSISGAGMIGRPGVAAKMFATLAEAGVNIQMISTSEVKVSCVVDATDCDRAVAALSNAFEIGAGEQGSRGAEQIFNTQHGLNAPLPLTALPTPYSRPVCGVALDMNQARLAIRQVPDKAGMAAKLFGILAQHNISVDMIIQSQRCRLINGVPKRDIAFTVPRIDGETAQKLLTQVAAELGWGEVVLDSAIAKVSIVGAGMVGQPGIASKMFEALAQHQINIQMIATSEIKISCVVAQEQGVKALQVIHAAFDLAGSEKFVVPA is encoded by the coding sequence ATGGCGCTTATAGTTCAGAAATACGGTGGTTCATCTGTCGGTTCAGTCGAACGTATCCAAGCTGTTGCACAGCGTGTGTATAAAACAGTTAAAGCAGGAAACTCCTTGATTGTGGTGGTTTCCGCAATGGGAAAAACCACAGATGGACTTGTGAAACTAGCCAGCGAAATTTCTCAAAATCCTAACCGCCGGGAAATGGATATGCTGCTTTCTACAGGAGAGCAGGTAACGATCGCTCTCTTGAGTATGGCATTGCAAGAACTTGGCCAGCCAGCTATCTCTATGACTGGCGCACAAGTAGGAATTGTTACAGAAGCAGAACACACCCGCGCCCGGATTCTGCATATAGAAACTGACCGATTGCTACGTCATATTAATCAAGGCAAAGTAGTTGTGGTAGCTGGGTTTCAGGGAATATCCAGCACTGGAGAATTAGAAATTACTACCTTGGGACGTGGTGGTTCGGATACTTCTGCGGTCGCTTTAGCCGCAGCTATCCAAGCAGATTTTTGTGAAATTTATACAGATGTGCCAGGTATTTTAACTACAGATCCGCGCTTGGTTCCTGAAGCCCAGTTGATGGATGCGATTACCTGTAATGAAATGCTAGAACTGGCAAGCTTGGGAGCAAAAGTATTACATCCCCGTTCAGTGGAAATTGCCCGCAACTATGGTGTACCTTTGGTAGTGCGTTCTAGCTGGACAGAAGACCCTGGTACTTGGGTAACATCCCGCAAACCCCAAGAGCGATCGCTCGTAAATTTAGAAATAGCTCGTCCTGTAGATGCAGTAGAATTTGACACCAACCAAGCAAAAGTAGCTTTATTGCGGGTACCTGATAAGCCAGGGGTAGCAGCCAAGTTATTTGGGGAAATTTCCCGCCAAAACGTCGATGTAGACTTAATTATTCAATCAATTCACGAAGGTAATAGCAACGATATTGCCTTTACCGTCACCACACCGATATTAAAACGGGCAGAAGCAGTAGCATCAGCGATCGCACCTGCACTCCGAAACCCATCCAACCCCAAATCAGACGAAGCGGAAGTGATGATTGAACAGGACATTGCTAAAGTCAGTATTTCTGGTGCAGGGATGATTGGTCGTCCGGGGGTGGCGGCGAAAATGTTTGCTACTCTCGCCGAAGCAGGTGTGAATATTCAAATGATTTCTACTAGTGAAGTCAAAGTTAGCTGTGTAGTTGATGCGACAGACTGCGATCGCGCCGTGGCTGCACTAAGTAACGCTTTTGAAATTGGCGCAGGGGAGCAGGGGAGCAGAGGAGCAGAACAAATATTTAATACTCAGCACGGGCTGAACGCCCCGCTACCGCTAACAGCACTCCCTACTCCCTACTCCCGCCCGGTTTGCGGTGTCGCCTTAGATATGAACCAAGCACGTCTGGCGATTCGTCAAGTTCCAGATAAAGCCGGGATGGCGGCAAAATTATTTGGTATATTGGCACAGCACAACATCAGTGTTGACATGATTATTCAATCTCAACGCTGCCGATTAATTAATGGTGTTCCTAAACGGGATATTGCTTTTACAGTTCCGCGCATAGATGGGGAAACTGCCCAAAAACTACTTACCCAAGTCGCAGCCGAATTAGGCTGGGGTGAAGTTGTATTAGATAGTGCGATCGCTAAAGTCAGTATTGTCGGTGCAGGGATGGTAGGACAACCAGGTATTGCATCCAAAATGTTTGAAGCGTTGGCACAACACCAAATCAATATTCAAATGATTGCTACCTCAGAAATTAAAATTAGTTGTGTCGTCGCTCAAGAACAAGGTGTGAAAGCTTTACAAGTAATTCATGCAGCCTTTGATCTCGCTGGTAGCGAAAAATTTGTAGTGCCAGCATAA
- a CDS encoding HEAT repeat domain-containing protein, with protein MLETKIINYLSHLGDSDYMAEVVITPGAVETLIKMLQNPDPDIVGSAGLFITDFVLSCSRNETCKISWETQLEPVIIPELERLIFAENHFIRKQVIYTLGKICSYDSVPVLLQGFYKYRESDPLLLPRLLGELFWLGVENSWDLLESMVNSQYYTTRWAVINLLGEFIYHSPSEEDGTFSMKYNFSEKLRNDSHPLIKAEAEYEYQLLALNHRKLQENMSKSDYKKQRKDLKKLEPCLTFFRVSLQFSRYMVTNNLSAYTMQELETFIDNKTQQL; from the coding sequence ATGCTAGAAACTAAAATTATTAACTATCTCTCTCACTTAGGAGACTCAGACTATATGGCTGAGGTGGTAATAACTCCTGGCGCAGTTGAGACTTTAATTAAAATGCTGCAAAATCCTGATCCAGATATTGTTGGTTCTGCTGGACTATTCATTACAGATTTTGTCTTAAGCTGTTCTCGTAATGAGACTTGCAAAATATCTTGGGAAACCCAATTAGAACCTGTGATTATTCCTGAGTTAGAACGTCTTATATTTGCAGAAAACCACTTCATCCGCAAACAAGTAATTTATACACTAGGAAAAATATGCAGCTATGATAGTGTGCCTGTTTTGCTGCAAGGTTTCTATAAATATCGTGAAAGTGACCCACTTTTATTACCGAGACTACTAGGTGAATTATTCTGGCTGGGTGTGGAAAATTCGTGGGATTTACTTGAAAGTATGGTGAACAGCCAATATTACACAACTCGCTGGGCTGTTATCAACTTACTAGGAGAATTTATCTACCACTCACCAAGTGAAGAGGATGGAACTTTTTCAATGAAATACAATTTTTCTGAGAAATTGCGGAATGACTCACATCCACTTATAAAAGCAGAAGCAGAGTATGAATATCAACTATTAGCATTAAATCATCGTAAACTACAAGAAAATATGTCTAAATCAGATTATAAAAAACAGAGAAAAGATTTGAAAAAGTTAGAACCATGTTTGACATTTTTTAGAGTATCGCTACAATTCTCTCGTTATATGGTTACTAATAATCTTTCTGCATATACTATGCAAGAGTTAGAAACATTTATCGATAACAAAACTCAACAATTATAA
- a CDS encoding PRC-barrel domain-containing protein, with amino-acid sequence MTSEQIIRRSDLLNTQVITRDNAKRLGIVNQIWVDIDQREVVALGLRDSLISISGLPRYMYLSSINQIGDAILVDNEDVIEDIEIEAFSNLINWEVITETGEVLGRVRGFKFDGISGKLHSIIIASLGVPQIPDQFLSTYEISIEEIVSTGPSRLIVFEGAEERTNQLTVGVLERLGIGKPPWERDAEEEYGYSAPRTVSPANQLPSGVPLQPPKPKVRTPEPVAREEEWNEDYVEEERPRREVMKAQQYESIRYEEEDEEDNWSEATGRDRYQQSPKYETKAYTEDYDDYDDDIESDAWEDAPKPVNIPKKVKERQPEYEEEGGY; translated from the coding sequence ATGACCTCTGAACAGATAATTAGGCGTTCCGACTTATTAAATACTCAGGTGATTACCCGCGACAACGCCAAGCGGCTAGGTATTGTAAATCAAATCTGGGTTGATATCGATCAAAGGGAGGTTGTGGCTCTTGGTTTACGAGACAGCCTGATCTCTATCTCTGGATTGCCACGCTATATGTACCTCAGCAGTATTAACCAAATTGGTGATGCAATCTTGGTTGATAACGAAGATGTCATAGAAGATATTGAAATTGAAGCTTTTAGTAACCTGATTAACTGGGAAGTAATTACAGAAACAGGTGAAGTCTTAGGCAGAGTGCGGGGCTTTAAGTTTGATGGCATCTCAGGTAAGCTGCACTCTATAATTATTGCTTCTTTGGGCGTTCCCCAAATTCCCGACCAATTTCTCAGCACTTATGAGATTTCAATAGAGGAAATTGTTAGCACTGGCCCCAGCAGATTAATTGTGTTTGAAGGAGCCGAGGAACGTACAAACCAACTAACAGTAGGCGTTCTAGAACGTTTAGGTATTGGGAAACCACCTTGGGAACGAGATGCAGAAGAAGAATATGGTTATTCTGCACCACGCACAGTTTCACCTGCAAATCAGTTACCTAGTGGTGTCCCATTACAACCACCCAAGCCCAAAGTTCGCACCCCCGAACCCGTAGCACGGGAAGAAGAATGGAATGAAGACTATGTAGAAGAAGAAAGACCACGGCGCGAAGTCATGAAAGCGCAACAGTACGAGTCTATTCGCTACGAAGAAGAAGACGAAGAAGATAACTGGAGTGAAGCCACAGGCAGAGACAGATATCAACAATCGCCCAAGTATGAGACTAAAGCCTACACTGAAGATTACGACGATTACGACGATGATATAGAAAGCGACGCTTGGGAAGATGCACCAAAGCCAGTGAACATTCCTAAGAAAGTTAAGGAAAGACAGCCGGAATACGAAGAAGAAGGCGGATATTAA
- a CDS encoding tetratricopeptide repeat protein, with the protein MDDQILVTHYRILKLLYTEESVKTYIVEDITIPQQQFIIKQLSPETSNPQNLDWLRHSFFKEAKVLQQLGRENDRIQKIVAYFEADEEFYLVQELIDGHELAEEILVGFPLREDQVINLLLEILDILFFIHHRNVIHQDIHPASIIRRYSDNRLVLVDFGSVQEMVTTIVGNLEYIPLEQLQGQPQYNSDIYALGLIAIAAIMGLSEDEISRLQSQKNLLTGEIIWHDRTIKVSQELTKIINQMIRFDYRKRYQSVTEIINDLQQLKNYQYQPQKLQFPRFRLIFIGITSLLVALIIGHFGQWLRHINNEQILYQEGISEYQQGNYQESVDNFTQTIKINPQNYVAYNHRGDAFYRLGDYEKAQADSSKAIALNPQDANAYHDRGFAHFGLGKYKEAIADYTKAIKLNSQNPYAYYGRGLARVKVKDYQAAMRDFNQAIALNPSYGLAYYHRGLVNAQLGKQKAALIDFKKAEQLFQEQGDKSGYNKITQEIKALQK; encoded by the coding sequence ATGGATGATCAAATTTTGGTTACACATTACCGCATTCTAAAATTATTATATACGGAAGAGTCCGTAAAAACTTATATAGTTGAAGATATTACAATTCCTCAGCAGCAATTTATAATTAAGCAGCTAAGTCCAGAAACTAGCAATCCTCAAAATTTAGATTGGCTGCGACATAGCTTTTTTAAGGAAGCTAAGGTTTTGCAACAACTTGGACGAGAAAACGATAGAATTCAAAAAATAGTTGCTTATTTTGAAGCAGATGAAGAATTTTATCTAGTTCAAGAATTAATTGATGGTCATGAATTAGCTGAAGAAATTTTAGTCGGATTCCCTTTAAGGGAAGACCAAGTAATTAACTTATTATTAGAAATATTAGATATTTTATTTTTTATACATCATCGCAATGTCATTCACCAAGATATTCACCCAGCAAGCATTATTCGCAGATATTCAGATAATCGACTGGTATTAGTTGATTTTGGTTCTGTACAAGAAATGGTGACAACTATAGTTGGTAATTTAGAATATATACCTCTAGAACAATTGCAAGGTCAACCCCAATACAATAGTGATATTTATGCTTTAGGACTAATTGCGATCGCAGCAATTATGGGGTTATCTGAAGATGAAATATCAAGATTACAAAGTCAAAAAAACTTACTTACTGGTGAAATTATCTGGCATGATAGAACAATTAAAGTTAGCCAGGAGTTGACAAAAATTATTAATCAAATGATACGCTTTGACTACCGTAAACGTTACCAGTCTGTAACTGAAATTATCAATGACCTCCAGCAATTAAAGAATTACCAATACCAACCCCAAAAACTCCAATTTCCCAGATTCAGGCTGATATTTATAGGAATTACTAGTTTATTAGTAGCTCTGATTATAGGACACTTTGGTCAATGGTTGAGACATATAAATAATGAGCAAATACTTTATCAAGAAGGTATCAGTGAATATCAACAAGGAAACTATCAAGAATCTGTAGATAATTTTACGCAAACTATTAAAATAAATCCGCAGAATTATGTGGCTTATAACCATCGAGGTGATGCTTTTTATCGCTTGGGAGACTACGAAAAGGCCCAAGCAGATTCTAGCAAAGCAATTGCATTGAATCCTCAAGATGCTAATGCTTATCATGACCGAGGATTTGCTCATTTTGGGTTGGGTAAATATAAAGAAGCGATCGCAGACTACACAAAAGCGATTAAACTTAACTCTCAAAACCCCTACGCTTATTATGGAAGGGGTTTGGCGCGGGTAAAAGTTAAAGATTATCAAGCGGCGATGAGAGATTTCAACCAAGCGATCGCACTTAATCCTAGCTATGGTTTAGCTTATTATCATCGGGGATTAGTCAACGCCCAACTAGGTAAGCAAAAAGCAGCACTAATAGATTTTAAAAAAGCTGAACAATTATTTCAAGAACAGGGAGATAAATCAGGTTATAACAAGATAACCCAAGAAATCAAAGCCTTGCAGAAATAG
- the rpsF gene encoding 30S ribosomal protein S6, which translates to MSTVYETMYILRPDLSDEQVEQAVAKYQTLIQDQGAENIEIQNRGKRRLAYEIKKQRDGIYIQMNYTGPGNIIAPLERAMRLSEEVIRYLTIKQEVSAAAQAEAAAEKVAATV; encoded by the coding sequence ATGTCCACAGTTTACGAAACAATGTATATCCTGCGTCCTGACCTTAGTGACGAGCAGGTAGAGCAAGCAGTAGCTAAATACCAAACCTTGATTCAAGACCAAGGTGCCGAGAATATCGAAATTCAAAATCGAGGTAAGCGTCGTCTTGCTTATGAAATTAAAAAGCAACGGGATGGAATCTACATCCAAATGAACTACACTGGGCCGGGAAATATTATTGCTCCTTTAGAACGTGCTATGCGGTTGAGTGAAGAGGTAATTCGCTACTTAACCATTAAGCAAGAAGTTTCAGCAGCAGCACAAGCAGAAGCAGCAGCAGAGAAAGTTGCCGCAACTGTCTAG
- a CDS encoding STAS domain-containing protein, translating into MTIAQELQVVLFKPQGSIDLEGGIALSQTMAEVVPQSDQLWVIDLAEVDFMDSSGLVPLVKALTSARQSGCRLVICNVKAPVRLILELTQLDSVFEIFNTYEDITNIVST; encoded by the coding sequence ATGACTATCGCACAAGAATTGCAAGTGGTCTTATTCAAACCCCAAGGGAGCATAGACTTGGAGGGTGGTATTGCTCTCAGCCAAACTATGGCAGAAGTAGTACCCCAATCTGATCAACTTTGGGTCATTGACCTAGCAGAAGTAGATTTCATGGATAGTTCTGGTTTGGTTCCGTTAGTCAAAGCACTGACATCTGCCCGGCAAAGTGGTTGCCGCCTAGTTATTTGTAATGTCAAAGCTCCTGTAAGGTTAATTTTAGAACTGACTCAGTTGGATTCAGTTTTTGAAATTTTTAACACTTACGAAGACATTACCAATATTGTCAGCACATAG